Proteins encoded together in one Desulfosporosinus meridiei DSM 13257 window:
- a CDS encoding radical SAM protein, with amino-acid sequence MPKGLVVAAVHPGSIAEEMEIEVGDRVLEVNEQELNDIIDFQFGVSEEEFLLLIEKPDGELWELDIEKGSGEFLGLEVETVSTKGLKKCSNNCSFCFVAQMPEGMRPSLYDKDDDYRLSLTQGSFITLSNLSEEEVSRITSLHLTPMYVSVHAWNPEERVKLMKNPQAGKLPEQIRRFADAGIVVHAQIVLIPEHNDGEVLRETVERLAELYPSVQSIAVVPVGLTRYRDKLTPLRGFTGEEASQLLDQADKWQKEYFAKTGRRLVYFSDEFYVLAGREFPESAVYDDFPQLENGVGMARKFISEIESGWELLPTEVAERNVHLITGAAAEEFFRSWQKRLMERIRGLRIVLHKIDNEFFGLSVTAAGLLTARDIAQQLGDLQGEEFLIPRTMLKADEDIFLDDLSVEWLEQQVNGKVRIVENDGFAFLENVIGYSLEVESIE; translated from the coding sequence TTGCCTAAAGGGCTTGTAGTCGCAGCGGTCCATCCAGGGAGCATCGCTGAAGAAATGGAAATTGAGGTTGGGGATCGTGTTCTTGAGGTAAATGAACAAGAGCTCAATGATATCATTGACTTTCAGTTTGGTGTATCTGAAGAAGAATTCCTACTACTTATTGAAAAGCCTGATGGCGAACTATGGGAGCTTGATATTGAGAAGGGATCAGGAGAGTTCTTAGGTTTAGAGGTTGAGACAGTTAGCACTAAGGGTCTAAAGAAATGCTCTAATAATTGCAGCTTTTGTTTCGTAGCTCAAATGCCTGAGGGGATGCGTCCGTCTCTTTACGATAAAGATGATGATTATCGCTTATCTCTTACGCAAGGTAGTTTTATAACCTTGTCTAATCTAAGTGAGGAAGAGGTATCTCGAATCACGTCTTTACATTTAACTCCGATGTATGTTTCTGTGCATGCGTGGAACCCGGAAGAGCGTGTTAAACTTATGAAAAATCCCCAGGCGGGAAAATTGCCTGAGCAGATTCGTCGCTTCGCAGATGCCGGAATAGTGGTACATGCTCAGATAGTATTAATTCCTGAACACAATGATGGAGAGGTTTTGAGAGAAACTGTTGAGAGGTTAGCAGAGCTCTATCCCTCTGTCCAATCAATCGCTGTAGTTCCCGTAGGGTTGACACGTTATCGTGATAAGCTGACCCCTTTGCGTGGCTTTACAGGTGAAGAAGCAAGTCAGCTGCTAGATCAGGCTGACAAGTGGCAAAAGGAATACTTTGCCAAGACCGGACGCCGCCTAGTCTATTTTTCCGATGAGTTTTATGTGCTGGCCGGCAGAGAGTTTCCTGAGTCCGCAGTGTATGATGATTTTCCCCAATTAGAAAACGGTGTAGGTATGGCCCGGAAGTTCATCTCAGAGATTGAATCCGGCTGGGAATTATTGCCCACTGAAGTTGCTGAACGCAATGTGCATTTAATAACGGGAGCAGCAGCAGAAGAGTTCTTCCGCTCATGGCAAAAACGTTTGATGGAGCGAATTAGGGGCTTGCGAATCGTGTTACATAAGATTGATAATGAATTTTTTGGGTTGTCCGTCACTGCTGCAGGACTTCTGACAGCCCGAGATATTGCTCAGCAGTTGGGGGATCTGCAAGGAGAAGAATTTCTGATACCTCGTACAATGCTCAAGGCTGATGAGGACATCTTTCTTGACGATTTAAGTGTCGAGTGGTTAGAACAGCAGGTCAATGGCAAGGTGCGCATTGTTGAAAACGATGGTTTTGCATTTTTGGAAAATGTTATTGGATATTCATTGGAGGTAGAAAGCATTGAGTAA
- the der gene encoding ribosome biogenesis GTPase Der gives MSKPIVAIVGRPNVGKSTLFNRITGGLVAIVENMPGVTRDRLYRDAEWLGRKFALIDTGGIEFKDEGTPISSQMRRQAEIAMEEADVVIFVVDAQISPTPEDELIARTLRRSGKPVLLAANKVEDFTKIEGQLYEFLSFGLGEAIPISAVHGMNTGDLLDLVISHLPENNDDEFDPDVIRISVIGRPNVGKSSLVNTLLGRERVIVSNIPGTTRDAIDTPFEHEGKHYILIDTAGMRRKSRIEELTEQYSVVRSLRAVDRSDAILMLIDAVDGVTEQDKKIAGYAEEAGKAIILVVNKWDLVEKDEKTINKFEKSIREELGFLQYAPTMFISAKTGQRVNKILDLVDFVVEQNSTRVTTATLNTLLREWVHLNPPPTDKGRRLKIRYITQVGVKPPTFVFFVNDPELMHFSYKRYLENQMRKHFGFEGTPIRIVIRQKDEEKE, from the coding sequence TTGAGTAAACCTATTGTAGCCATAGTCGGGCGGCCGAATGTGGGTAAATCTACATTATTTAACCGAATAACGGGCGGACTGGTAGCTATTGTTGAAAATATGCCCGGAGTAACACGAGACCGCCTTTATCGTGATGCTGAATGGCTAGGGAGAAAGTTTGCCTTAATTGATACCGGCGGAATTGAGTTTAAAGATGAGGGTACACCGATTTCATCTCAGATGAGGCGGCAGGCGGAAATTGCTATGGAGGAAGCAGATGTCGTAATATTTGTAGTGGACGCTCAGATCTCTCCAACCCCCGAGGATGAGTTGATTGCTCGAACATTACGCCGTTCGGGTAAGCCTGTATTATTGGCAGCGAATAAAGTCGAAGATTTCACAAAGATAGAGGGCCAATTATATGAGTTTTTAAGTTTCGGGTTAGGAGAAGCAATTCCTATCTCCGCGGTTCATGGCATGAACACAGGAGATTTGCTTGATTTAGTCATTTCACATCTTCCAGAGAATAATGATGATGAGTTTGACCCGGATGTTATTCGTATTTCAGTTATTGGACGACCAAATGTTGGCAAGTCCTCTTTGGTCAACACTCTGTTAGGAAGAGAACGAGTAATTGTCAGTAACATCCCCGGCACTACCCGGGATGCTATAGACACTCCCTTTGAACACGAGGGCAAGCATTATATCCTTATAGATACTGCGGGAATGCGGCGCAAATCACGCATAGAAGAGCTGACAGAGCAATATAGTGTGGTACGATCACTTCGTGCTGTTGATCGTTCAGATGCGATTCTCATGCTTATTGATGCTGTGGATGGGGTTACAGAGCAGGATAAAAAAATCGCCGGGTATGCCGAAGAAGCTGGTAAGGCCATAATTTTAGTCGTCAATAAGTGGGATCTCGTGGAAAAAGATGAAAAGACCATTAATAAATTTGAAAAGTCGATTCGCGAAGAACTGGGATTTTTACAGTATGCACCAACAATGTTTATCTCCGCGAAAACAGGACAAAGAGTTAACAAAATTTTAGACCTGGTAGATTTTGTGGTGGAGCAAAATTCAACGCGTGTAACTACGGCAACCTTGAATACTTTACTGAGAGAATGGGTGCACCTCAATCCTCCTCCAACTGATAAAGGCAGACGACTGAAAATCAGATATATAACTCAAGTAGGGGTTAAACCGCCAACCTTTGTTTTCTTTGTTAATGATCCGGAACTAATGCATTTTTCCTACAAACGATATCTAGAGAATCAGATGCGGAAGCACTTTGGATTTGAGGGTACTCCGATCCGAATTGTAATTCGACAAAAAGATGAAGAAAAGGAGTAG
- the plsY gene encoding glycerol-3-phosphate 1-O-acyltransferase PlsY, whose protein sequence is MSRYLIFILAYCLGAIPFAYLAGAYKGIDVRRHGSGNIGTTNAFRLLGAKLGIMVLLGDFLKGALSAYLGLWAFGFEPWGGIVGGLLAMAGHSWNPLFGFRPSGKGVAAGFGIVTVLMPKVTLIAITVFVLVVWITRYVSMGSVTGALTVLILVFVFPQPIAYRVFAVVAVFAVLVLHRSNFKRVLQGTEHKFGTKK, encoded by the coding sequence ATGTCACGTTACCTTATTTTTATCTTGGCGTATTGCTTAGGTGCCATTCCCTTTGCGTATTTAGCAGGCGCGTATAAGGGAATTGACGTACGTCGGCATGGTAGCGGAAATATTGGCACAACAAACGCCTTCAGACTCTTAGGAGCAAAACTTGGCATCATGGTGCTTCTTGGTGATTTTTTGAAAGGTGCTTTATCTGCCTACTTGGGTTTATGGGCTTTTGGCTTTGAACCTTGGGGGGGAATTGTTGGCGGGTTGCTGGCAATGGCAGGGCATAGCTGGAATCCGCTTTTCGGCTTTCGACCCAGTGGAAAAGGGGTTGCTGCCGGATTCGGGATTGTTACTGTATTAATGCCAAAAGTCACTTTGATTGCAATTACAGTCTTTGTCCTGGTTGTTTGGATCACTCGCTATGTTTCCATGGGTTCGGTCACCGGTGCACTTACGGTTCTAATTCTGGTCTTCGTATTTCCCCAACCCATTGCCTATCGGGTTTTTGCGGTTGTTGCTGTTTTTGCAGTTTTAGTTCTCCATCGGAGTAATTTTAAGCGAGTATTACAAGGAACCGAGCATAAATTTGGAACAAAGAAATAG
- a CDS encoding NAD(P)H-dependent glycerol-3-phosphate dehydrogenase, whose product MPKIAVYGAGSWGSALAVLLAKAGHEVALIGRHADEMEEMKRQRENKRYLPGVALPSGLLPTTDLTLLKAEMVVFSVPSHGVREAACLVRPYLSEGCIVVNTAKGMEEGTHLRLSQVLIEELPNNPVAVLSGPSHAEEVGRDMPTTVVVASEVETAKAVQDMMMTPSFRVYTNPDVIGVELGGALKNVIALCTGIAEGLGFGDNTKAALMTRGLAEIARLGVALGGNPLTFAGLSGVGDLIVTCTSPHSRNRRAGVALGQGKALDTVLREVGMVVEGVRATRIAHNLGIENNIPMPITEQAYKVLFENADAKVAVSDLMLRGKRHELEEVLEMNWLS is encoded by the coding sequence ATGCCGAAAATTGCTGTTTATGGGGCTGGAAGTTGGGGGAGTGCTTTAGCGGTTTTATTAGCCAAAGCGGGTCATGAGGTTGCGCTTATTGGTCGTCATGCGGATGAAATGGAAGAAATGAAAAGGCAGCGCGAAAATAAGCGTTATTTACCTGGTGTTGCGTTGCCTTCAGGGCTGTTGCCGACCACGGATCTCACATTGCTTAAGGCGGAAATGGTTGTTTTTAGCGTGCCCTCTCATGGCGTTCGGGAGGCTGCTTGCTTGGTAAGACCTTACTTGAGTGAGGGATGTATTGTGGTCAATACTGCCAAAGGGATGGAGGAAGGGACTCACCTTCGCCTTTCTCAAGTGTTAATTGAAGAGCTTCCTAATAACCCGGTTGCAGTTTTGTCAGGCCCAAGTCATGCGGAAGAAGTGGGCAGGGATATGCCGACAACAGTGGTAGTGGCCTCAGAGGTCGAGACTGCTAAAGCAGTTCAAGATATGATGATGACCCCAAGCTTTAGAGTTTACACTAACCCTGACGTTATCGGAGTTGAACTTGGCGGGGCCTTAAAGAACGTCATTGCCTTATGCACAGGGATTGCTGAGGGTTTAGGTTTTGGAGATAATACTAAAGCAGCTCTGATGACCCGGGGATTGGCAGAAATTGCCCGCTTAGGAGTAGCCTTGGGTGGAAATCCGCTGACCTTCGCCGGATTGTCAGGAGTTGGAGATCTCATTGTAACCTGTACCAGTCCGCATAGTCGTAATCGTCGAGCGGGTGTCGCCCTGGGTCAAGGCAAGGCTTTAGATACTGTTCTTAGAGAGGTAGGGATGGTTGTTGAAGGAGTTAGGGCAACTCGAATTGCCCATAACCTAGGTATTGAAAATAACATTCCCATGCCCATTACAGAACAGGCTTATAAAGTCTTGTTTGAAAATGCTGATGCCAAAGTGGCAGTTTCGGACTTAATGCTGCGGGGTAAACGTCATGAACTTGAAGAAGTTTTAGAGATGAATTGGTTAAGTTAA